In one window of Limnothrix sp. FACHB-406 DNA:
- the hisIE gene encoding bifunctional phosphoribosyl-AMP cyclohydrolase/phosphoribosyl-ATP diphosphatase HisIE: protein MATDLEALRRAVPVDRIAYNEQGLVAAIAQDYLDGTVLMMAWMNAESLQKTLETGEAWYWSRSRQELWHKGATSGHIQKLKSIRYDCDSDALLMTIEQIGDVACHTGARSCFHQVDGQVVPPPADTLSQVFQVIESRKANPNPESYTCKLLAGGDNKILKKIGEEAAEVVMACKDDDPESIASEVADLFYHTLVAIAHHQVDLKAVYRKLQERRG from the coding sequence ATGGCCACCGATCTTGAAGCTTTGCGCCGTGCCGTTCCAGTCGATCGCATCGCCTACAACGAACAAGGATTAGTCGCGGCGATCGCCCAAGACTACCTGGATGGCACAGTGTTGATGATGGCTTGGATGAATGCGGAATCCTTGCAAAAAACCCTGGAAACTGGCGAGGCTTGGTACTGGAGCCGATCTCGCCAAGAACTGTGGCACAAGGGCGCAACTTCCGGACATATTCAAAAGCTCAAAAGCATTCGCTATGACTGCGATAGCGATGCCCTTTTAATGACCATTGAACAGATTGGGGATGTGGCTTGCCACACGGGGGCCCGCAGTTGTTTCCACCAAGTGGATGGGCAAGTGGTTCCGCCGCCTGCTGATACGTTGTCGCAGGTTTTTCAGGTGATTGAATCGCGCAAGGCCAACCCAAATCCTGAGTCCTATACCTGCAAATTGTTGGCCGGTGGGGATAACAAAATCCTCAAAAAAATTGGCGAAGAAGCGGCCGAAGTGGTGATGGCTTGTAAGGATGATGATCCGGAGTCGATCGCCTCAGAAGTGGCGGATTTGTTTTATCACACCCTGGTGGCGATCGCCCATCATCAGGTGGATTTAAAAGCGGTTTATCGCAAGCTTCAGGAACGACGCGGTTAA
- a CDS encoding SDR family oxidoreductase → MMDAAINRSGSESVMILGCGYVGRLMAQYWRSQGLTVTGTTTTPDRLAELADCCDRALCLRGDDEAGLRSALAGQTTLLVCLGPRRSGIYRETYLHSAQTLAQLLPELSQLRQVIYTSSYGVYGDRGGAWVDETTPPQPTTDNGQILLETEQVLLGAARDGLTVCVFRLGGICGPGREVADIFRSASGQGRPGSGQDWSNWIHLDDIVGAIAFARAARLSGLYNLVHDEPLTQAELLDRAFRRRGWPGVTWNPAESAQRPYNARVSNQKLKTAGYQFRSVTIPL, encoded by the coding sequence ATGATGGACGCTGCAATCAATCGCTCAGGGTCGGAGTCGGTGATGATCTTGGGCTGTGGCTATGTGGGCCGGCTGATGGCGCAATATTGGCGATCGCAAGGATTGACCGTCACCGGCACGACCACCACCCCCGATCGCTTGGCGGAGCTGGCGGATTGTTGCGATCGGGCCCTTTGCTTGCGGGGGGACGATGAAGCGGGGTTGCGGTCGGCCCTGGCTGGGCAAACCACGCTGTTGGTTTGTTTGGGGCCCCGGCGATCGGGCATTTATCGGGAAACCTATTTGCACAGCGCCCAAACCCTGGCGCAACTGTTGCCTGAATTGTCCCAACTGCGCCAGGTGATCTACACCAGCAGCTATGGGGTTTATGGCGATCGGGGTGGGGCTTGGGTGGATGAAACCACGCCGCCCCAGCCCACCACGGACAATGGCCAAATCTTGCTGGAAACCGAGCAGGTGTTGTTGGGTGCGGCGCGGGACGGTTTGACCGTTTGTGTGTTTCGGCTGGGGGGCATTTGTGGGCCCGGTCGCGAGGTGGCGGATATTTTTCGATCGGCCAGTGGCCAAGGGCGGCCGGGCAGTGGCCAAGACTGGAGTAATTGGATCCATTTGGATGACATTGTGGGGGCGATCGCCTTTGCCCGAGCGGCACGGCTGTCGGGGCTGTATAACCTGGTGCATGACGAACCCTTGACCCAAGCGGAATTGCTCGATCGGGCCTTTCGCCGCCGAGGGTGGCCGGGGGTGACTTGGAATCCGGCGGAATCGGCCCAGCGTCCTTACAATGCGCGGGTTTCCAATCAGAAACTCAAAACAGCGGGTTACCAGTTTCGATCGGTCACGATTCCGCTGTAG